One window of Bifidobacterium pseudocatenulatum DSM 20438 = JCM 1200 = LMG 10505 genomic DNA carries:
- a CDS encoding UvrD-helicase domain-containing protein produces MYLAAAGSGKTTFLLEKTSDKSKRYLYTTFTDENAENARDMLIKKYGCVPSNVTILPWFSFLLEHGVRPFQGAAGFKDMQFTGIQIKPEGRNYYKQPALRHYCNSSNAIYAAKLPELALLCNKQSGGAVLNRLQRIFDAVLIDEVQDMAGYDYEFIELLINSDINIILCGDERQKTYRTNGSRKNKGKTLECFLQERKLIGRCPVDRNTLNGSHRCGETIIQFANKLYPTFPQTKSLAKSSSSRHSGVWLVPDSCAQAYSDKYHPVVLRDKSNIKTIDSSNILNFGKSKGRTYDDVLIYPVGSVRKWLSNHEQDLKEQTCSRFYVAVTRARYSVGIVLPDKEANQLNDIYQVWENTFE; encoded by the coding sequence ATGTATCTAGCTGCGGCGGGTTCCGGAAAAACAACATTTCTTCTGGAAAAAACATCAGATAAAAGCAAGAGATATCTATATACAACTTTTACGGATGAGAACGCAGAAAACGCTCGAGACATGCTCATCAAAAAATACGGATGCGTACCATCGAACGTGACCATTCTTCCATGGTTCAGCTTTCTGCTAGAACATGGGGTGCGCCCATTCCAAGGTGCCGCTGGTTTTAAAGATATGCAATTTACCGGCATACAGATAAAGCCAGAAGGCCGTAATTATTATAAACAGCCAGCCCTTAGACATTACTGCAACTCGTCCAACGCAATTTATGCGGCTAAGCTGCCTGAACTCGCTTTGCTCTGTAATAAGCAGAGTGGCGGAGCAGTACTTAATAGACTGCAACGCATATTTGATGCTGTCCTGATTGACGAAGTTCAAGATATGGCTGGATACGACTACGAATTCATAGAACTTCTCATCAATTCCGATATCAATATAATCCTCTGTGGAGATGAGCGACAGAAAACTTATAGAACCAATGGAAGCCGCAAAAACAAGGGCAAAACACTTGAATGCTTTCTTCAGGAAAGGAAACTGATCGGTAGATGTCCAGTAGATCGAAACACCTTGAACGGCAGCCACAGATGCGGAGAAACAATTATCCAGTTCGCCAACAAACTATATCCCACATTTCCCCAAACCAAATCTTTAGCGAAATCATCGTCAAGTCGTCATTCTGGAGTTTGGCTTGTCCCAGATTCGTGCGCGCAAGCCTACTCCGATAAGTATCATCCAGTCGTCCTTCGCGATAAAAGCAACATCAAAACCATAGATTCATCCAACATTCTCAATTTCGGCAAATCTAAAGGAAGGACCTATGATGACGTTCTGATTTATCCTGTCGGCAGTGTCCGAAAATGGCTCAGCAATCATGAACAAGATTTAAAAGAACAAACATGTTCACGCTTTTATGTTGCAGTCACGCGAGCTCGTTACAGCGTTGGGATTGTCCTTCCCGACAAAGAAGCTAATCAGCTAAATGATATTTATCAAGTATGGGAAAACACTTTTGAGTAG
- a CDS encoding aldo/keto reductase: MRNKYDQAQAQDMPIVERVLEVAEHHGVPMAQVALAWHWAKGVTAPIVGCLQPERVDDAIAALGVQHHELSSTRSKTYANIAGLLRTN, encoded by the coding sequence ATGCGCAACAAGTATGATCAAGCGCAAGCCCAAGACATGCCCATCGTCGAACGTGTGCTTGAAGTAGCCGAACACCATGGAGTGCCCATGGCTCAGGTTGCGCTTGCATGGCACTGGGCCAAGGGCGTGACTGCACCTATCGTGGGCTGTTTGCAGCCAGAACGCGTGGATGATGCTATCGCCGCGCTAGGCGTGCAGCACCATGAGCTCTCGTCGACACGTAGTAAAACATATGCCAACATTGCAGGTCTCTTGCGCACAAACTAA
- a CDS encoding response regulator transcription factor, whose translation MYLGKRIRIAIVDNDRLTLGVMKMMIERILPQANVCWAVSDGLTAVSKSLNSRTRPDVLLVDMSLEGMSGCDVCRTIREETAQVDLVGMTAFSLDRYCVPALENGASCLVDKANVKGLCHVLCAIVNGRRADVKYASSESAQESHERLLTAKSGNVNYETFAKREREVMGLCSLGFTSKEIGIKLGIGEPTVKTYIRRVMKKLGAKNRTQAVIQWMEINEREY comes from the coding sequence ATGTATTTGGGAAAACGAATAAGAATCGCTATCGTGGACAATGACAGATTGACGCTTGGCGTTATGAAGATGATGATTGAGCGTATTCTTCCGCAGGCTAACGTGTGTTGGGCTGTATCGGATGGTCTGACCGCGGTGAGTAAGAGTCTTAACTCGCGGACGCGTCCTGATGTATTGCTTGTGGATATGTCTCTAGAGGGAATGAGCGGTTGCGATGTGTGCCGGACCATTCGTGAGGAGACTGCTCAGGTTGATTTAGTGGGCATGACTGCTTTTTCTCTGGACCGTTACTGTGTGCCTGCTCTGGAAAACGGAGCGAGCTGTCTTGTGGATAAGGCGAATGTGAAAGGTCTTTGCCATGTCTTATGTGCAATAGTGAATGGGCGGCGGGCGGATGTTAAATATGCATCTTCCGAAAGTGCGCAGGAGTCGCATGAGAGATTATTGACTGCCAAAAGTGGAAATGTCAACTATGAAACGTTTGCGAAAAGGGAACGAGAGGTTATGGGGCTGTGTTCCCTGGGTTTTACCTCAAAGGAGATCGGCATCAAGCTTGGCATAGGGGAACCTACAGTGAAAACGTATATTCGAAGGGTCATGAAGAAATTAGGGGCTAAAAATAGGACTCAAGCAGTAATTCAATGGATGGAAATTAATGAACGTGAGTACTAA
- a CDS encoding IS3 family transposase has product MRRDLNNYVWWFNNQRLHSTLGYWSPKEFTERGLVILENHPTHRYQSI; this is encoded by the coding sequence CTGAGGCGCGACCTCAACAACTACGTATGGTGGTTCAATAATCAGCGACTCCACTCCACCCTTGGATACTGGAGTCCAAAAGAATTCACCGAACGAGGACTCGTCATTCTAGAGAACCATCCAACACACCGTTACCAATCCATATAA
- a CDS encoding GIY-YIG nuclease family protein, with amino-acid sequence MTKSALPKSIIIDLPYQSIDDKAEIEKAFVEQLGYETLSAVERETLHYIFDYPTVYVVHSKKRNQHTLRPEYTVYVGETNNIRSRTMHHLREDPKTRVDWKEFQENLQSDARSV; translated from the coding sequence ATGACGAAGAGCGCGCTTCCAAAGTCAATCATTATAGATTTGCCGTATCAGAGCATTGATGACAAAGCAGAAATAGAGAAAGCCTTTGTCGAGCAATTAGGATACGAGACATTATCTGCTGTTGAGCGTGAGACTTTGCACTATATTTTCGATTATCCAACGGTGTATGTGGTTCATTCAAAGAAGAGGAATCAGCATACTTTACGTCCCGAATATACGGTGTATGTGGGAGAGACGAATAATATTCGTAGTCGAACAATGCATCATCTGAGGGAAGATCCCAAAACGAGAGTTGATTGGAAGGAATTTCAAGAAAATTTGCAGAGCGACGCTCGTTCTGTGTGA
- a CDS encoding type II toxin-antitoxin system RelE family toxin, producing the protein MALGYAGLRIESLWGMLYPFAVALVRMWRFNADGVAANEYFMLILVMFFAYFVGKTFAWKELAAQLKQNKLRYEKLSQHVEYLRKESVVASRIHDSVAGNLAYMAILLDGLILDAEKNKTFDEKEIREVRALVVETLDEMRSVVDLMNGGKTESVQADNMSLSGLQIVGEQGDSFLKELGFHGKTRIALKDLKNLDDAFSREVFSLIHELYTNIAVHGSPGGEYRLIVFWDDDDLIHVDQVNDISSKNLFPDKPVSGSGLSLHMKWIKSIGGFAKTSSEKGAWQFHARFPVIMSEDSAEPV; encoded by the coding sequence TTGGCTCTGGGGTATGCGGGGCTGCGAATTGAGTCGTTGTGGGGGATGCTGTATCCGTTCGCGGTGGCATTGGTTCGAATGTGGCGCTTTAATGCTGATGGTGTGGCGGCCAATGAGTATTTCATGTTAATTCTTGTCATGTTCTTTGCATACTTCGTCGGAAAAACGTTTGCGTGGAAAGAACTTGCTGCCCAGCTCAAACAAAACAAACTAAGGTATGAAAAATTAAGTCAGCACGTCGAATACCTGCGAAAAGAGAGCGTGGTAGCCAGCCGAATTCATGATTCAGTGGCTGGTAACTTGGCATACATGGCAATTTTGCTGGACGGTCTAATCTTGGATGCTGAGAAGAACAAAACCTTTGACGAGAAAGAAATAAGAGAAGTGAGGGCTCTCGTCGTAGAAACTTTGGATGAGATGCGATCTGTTGTTGATTTAATGAATGGTGGAAAGACGGAATCAGTACAAGCGGACAATATGAGTCTCTCTGGATTGCAAATTGTAGGTGAGCAAGGGGATTCCTTCCTGAAGGAACTCGGATTTCATGGAAAGACGAGAATTGCGCTAAAAGATTTGAAGAATCTTGATGATGCTTTTTCCCGTGAGGTTTTTTCTTTGATTCATGAGCTATATACAAATATCGCTGTGCATGGAAGTCCAGGAGGTGAATACCGTCTCATTGTTTTTTGGGATGACGATGATTTAATTCATGTGGATCAGGTGAATGATATTTCGTCAAAGAACTTATTTCCTGACAAGCCGGTGTCCGGAAGCGGTTTGTCGCTGCATATGAAATGGATTAAGTCCATAGGAGGATTTGCTAAAACATCTTCTGAAAAAGGAGCATGGCAGTTTCATGCGCGTTTTCCTGTCATCATGTCAGAAGACTCGGCAGAGCCAGTGTAG
- a CDS encoding nucleotide pyrophosphohydrolase, whose protein sequence is MISDSSINAIRKFVAERDWSQFHTPGNLAKSISIEAAELLECFQWNDEPQDSNIEHIHEEIADVLIYCIMLSDKLGFDLDEIILDKLAKNAQRYPAEFAYGNSNKAN, encoded by the coding sequence ATGATTTCCGATTCAAGCATCAACGCGATCCGTAAATTCGTAGCAGAGCGGGACTGGTCTCAATTCCACACTCCCGGCAATCTTGCCAAATCTATCAGCATTGAGGCCGCAGAACTTCTGGAATGTTTTCAATGGAACGACGAGCCACAAGACAGCAATATCGAACATATTCATGAGGAAATAGCAGATGTACTCATATATTGCATCATGCTATCTGACAAATTGGGATTTGACCTTGACGAGATAATCCTCGATAAGCTTGCGAAGAATGCTCAGAGATATCCGGCTGAATTTGCCTACGGCAATAGTAATAAAGCCAATTGA
- a CDS encoding DNA/RNA helicase domain-containing protein produces the protein MPLNMWGDHYLLSRICLHRQFRIAADDATIRWIDDFADGKRIGRIPQDIGEKNRETGEYVREPFEIRVFDSPVELFKAIKEKAYLKASGVDGCGLSRVVATYDWEYKGGKINDSSPDGLWNVELHRDAQGVWRMGAAQGMPRGYDAFNPDGRADYFCHPWNYEIKVGDKGLSLDAVWAESPHTLNEVGSTFSIQGFDLNYVGVIIGPSVTYREGKIVFNEKASCNKRAVSKRNGSISYAQSNLRNELNVLLKRGVHGLYLFAVDPELQAALKEAASK, from the coding sequence GTGCCATTGAATATGTGGGGTGATCACTATTTGCTAAGTCGCATATGCTTGCATAGGCAATTTCGCATTGCTGCGGATGATGCGACGATTCGATGGATTGATGATTTCGCTGATGGTAAGAGAATAGGTCGTATTCCTCAAGACATTGGGGAGAAGAATAGAGAAACAGGCGAATATGTCCGCGAGCCATTTGAAATCAGAGTATTCGATTCGCCGGTTGAACTGTTTAAAGCCATAAAGGAGAAGGCATATCTAAAGGCTTCAGGCGTTGACGGATGCGGGCTTTCTCGTGTGGTTGCTACGTATGATTGGGAGTATAAGGGCGGCAAAATTAACGATTCAAGTCCCGATGGTCTCTGGAATGTTGAGTTGCATCGCGATGCACAGGGAGTATGGCGCATGGGAGCGGCTCAGGGAATGCCGAGAGGATACGATGCGTTTAATCCTGATGGAAGAGCTGATTATTTCTGTCATCCATGGAATTACGAAATCAAGGTAGGGGATAAGGGTCTTTCCCTAGATGCTGTCTGGGCGGAAAGTCCGCATACGCTTAATGAAGTGGGATCAACGTTCTCTATTCAGGGGTTTGATCTTAATTATGTAGGTGTCATCATTGGACCGTCGGTTACCTATCGCGAAGGGAAAATCGTTTTTAACGAAAAGGCAAGTTGTAATAAACGTGCAGTGAGTAAGAGGAACGGCTCAATCAGTTACGCGCAATCCAATCTGCGTAATGAGCTGAATGTTCTGCTCAAACGCGGTGTGCATGGATTGTATTTATTCGCCGTTGATCCTGAACTGCAGGCCGCTCTCAAAGAAGCTGCCAGTAAGTAA
- a CDS encoding ATP-dependent nuclease produces MYIKEMRVFGFKRFSKLQVELSPGINIVVGDNDAGKSTLLEVITAVLDGQYRGTSLARNLSEDLFNAENVATYIKNIRSGTQCEPPEILIEAVFGGNDQEELLALYEGDANSKGAKESGISLRITLDTDSFANEYQEFVDSRECFGIPIEYYSCSWTTFARKSIRPVGIKFNASLIGGGHAFAWANAKAVVSRIARNVLEPSDQIVISQAHRQMRSNFSANEKVQQINDKISEKVESLTRKTVTLGFEADTVSSWENGIVTKLENIPFSNVGDGTKSIITAELALSKSKDGQKDVILLEEPENHLSHTRLSMFLDDVKNRCKDIQLIVTTHSSFVANKLDLKNLILLNGDESTSFADLQKDTSRFFMKAPGYSTLRVLLCKASILVEGDADELVVQRAYLDSYGRLPIQDGIDVISVRGVTFLRFLEIARKIEKDTVVITDNDGNVEALRSKYRDYPFINSPEATNAHQVISYDESYLTEGKAKKVNYNTLESEIYESAGAEKLAKILGRSNNNRDETLDYMEKHKTEVALKIFDATEKITYPNYIVKAIEWAASKVGAKKVGVGK; encoded by the coding sequence ATGTATATAAAGGAAATGCGCGTATTTGGATTCAAGAGATTTTCCAAGCTGCAAGTTGAACTCTCACCTGGAATTAATATTGTCGTCGGTGATAACGATGCGGGAAAGTCAACACTTCTCGAAGTCATCACCGCAGTATTAGATGGACAATATAGAGGAACCTCTTTAGCAAGGAATCTGTCGGAGGATTTATTTAATGCTGAAAATGTAGCCACATACATAAAAAATATTCGTTCAGGAACTCAATGCGAACCGCCAGAGATTCTTATCGAAGCTGTATTTGGCGGTAATGACCAAGAAGAATTATTAGCTCTCTATGAAGGGGACGCCAATTCCAAAGGGGCGAAGGAATCTGGTATATCCCTTCGCATCACCTTGGATACAGACTCATTCGCCAATGAATATCAAGAATTCGTTGATTCCAGAGAATGCTTTGGAATTCCGATAGAGTACTACTCTTGTTCTTGGACTACATTTGCCCGTAAATCAATCCGCCCTGTCGGGATTAAATTCAATGCTTCACTAATTGGCGGAGGGCACGCATTTGCTTGGGCAAATGCTAAAGCGGTTGTTTCAAGAATTGCTCGGAATGTGCTGGAACCGAGTGATCAGATTGTTATCTCTCAGGCGCATAGACAAATGAGAAGCAACTTTTCCGCAAATGAAAAAGTCCAACAAATCAATGACAAGATATCCGAGAAGGTAGAAAGCCTAACTAGAAAAACGGTTACCCTAGGCTTCGAGGCAGATACCGTTAGTTCTTGGGAGAACGGCATTGTAACAAAATTGGAGAATATCCCTTTCTCAAATGTGGGAGATGGAACCAAAAGCATTATCACTGCAGAATTGGCATTATCGAAAAGTAAAGATGGTCAAAAAGATGTGATTCTTCTTGAAGAGCCAGAAAACCACTTATCTCATACACGGCTGAGCATGTTCCTCGACGATGTTAAAAACCGTTGTAAAGACATACAATTGATAGTAACGACTCATAGCAGTTTCGTGGCAAACAAACTTGACCTCAAAAATCTCATACTATTAAACGGAGACGAATCGACTTCCTTCGCAGATTTGCAAAAAGATACATCTCGCTTTTTCATGAAGGCTCCTGGCTACAGTACCTTGCGCGTTTTGCTCTGTAAGGCATCAATACTCGTGGAGGGAGATGCCGACGAACTCGTTGTGCAGCGTGCATACCTTGACTCGTACGGAAGGCTTCCGATTCAGGACGGCATTGACGTCATATCAGTAAGGGGAGTCACTTTCTTAAGATTTTTGGAAATCGCTCGAAAAATCGAAAAAGATACTGTTGTCATTACCGATAATGACGGGAACGTCGAAGCCCTTCGAAGCAAATACAGGGACTATCCTTTTATTAATTCGCCAGAAGCCACCAATGCCCATCAAGTCATTTCTTATGATGAAAGCTATCTCACTGAGGGGAAAGCGAAAAAAGTAAACTACAATACACTCGAATCTGAGATATACGAGTCGGCAGGTGCGGAAAAGTTAGCTAAAATTCTGGGCAGATCAAATAATAACCGCGATGAAACACTCGACTATATGGAAAAACATAAAACCGAAGTGGCTCTAAAAATATTTGATGCAACAGAAAAGATAACATACCCAAATTACATTGTTAAAGCTATCGAATGGGCTGCCAGTAAAGTTGGCGCCAAGAAGGTTGGTGTTGGCAAATAA
- a CDS encoding DNA/RNA helicase domain-containing protein, producing MHYLLGSDAVKNLNNRRANAQGDYYTQDEFSQIFSDIWLELNRQDPELFPAEEIIRDSALFKASPFHQLSDDQIAAEESIMDALSEALAGSGNSADSGLSRLIFVQGVAGTGKTVLLSHLFYRIATEMDINGRINDEDDEDILGTDSSPKISKEDRRKAYILVNHNQQMHVYNQIASKLGLQKHFGEVALKPSRFINRFSEKTASNRAIADKPRGKADVVLVDEAHLLLTQGDQGYSGKNMLHDLLRRAKVVIAVFDPNQILQTSQRWSEEDQDMLFPQQAESDVQKLLLAIAGSWSDLCH from the coding sequence ATGCATTATCTTCTTGGCTCTGATGCAGTCAAGAATTTGAACAATCGTCGCGCCAACGCGCAAGGCGACTACTATACGCAGGATGAATTCAGCCAGATTTTCTCGGACATCTGGCTGGAACTGAACCGACAGGATCCGGAACTATTTCCGGCTGAGGAGATTATTCGCGATTCTGCACTTTTTAAAGCATCGCCTTTTCACCAATTGAGTGATGATCAGATAGCTGCGGAGGAATCGATTATGGACGCGCTTTCTGAAGCTCTTGCCGGCTCTGGTAATTCAGCCGATTCCGGTTTATCGAGACTGATTTTCGTGCAAGGCGTTGCGGGTACTGGAAAGACGGTTTTGCTAAGTCACCTGTTTTATCGCATAGCAACAGAAATGGACATCAATGGGCGCATCAATGACGAAGATGATGAAGATATTCTGGGAACCGATTCATCGCCAAAAATCAGTAAGGAAGATCGCAGAAAAGCATATATTCTTGTCAACCATAACCAGCAAATGCACGTCTATAACCAAATTGCAAGCAAATTAGGTTTGCAGAAACATTTTGGCGAGGTGGCTCTTAAACCAAGTCGATTCATCAATCGATTTAGTGAGAAAACAGCAAGTAATCGAGCTATTGCGGACAAGCCCCGAGGCAAAGCCGATGTAGTGCTTGTTGATGAAGCTCATCTGCTGTTGACGCAGGGTGACCAAGGATACTCAGGCAAGAACATGCTGCACGATTTATTGCGTCGTGCGAAAGTGGTTATTGCGGTATTCGACCCGAATCAGATTTTGCAAACTTCGCAGCGTTGGAGCGAAGAGGATCAGGACATGCTCTTTCCGCAGCAAGCAGAAAGCGACGTGCAAAAACTGCTGCTGGCTATAGCGGGCAGTTGGAGCGATTTGTGCCATTGA